In Rhododendron vialii isolate Sample 1 chromosome 9a, ASM3025357v1, the following are encoded in one genomic region:
- the LOC131301134 gene encoding pentatricopeptide repeat-containing protein At4g14820-like yields MVMLLNWGVDSDISPTNTLIALYGKCVIVDTANCLFDQMPVRSLVSWNSMIATYEQNNAGGNAIQLFHRMEIKNVEFDYITMVTVISACANLGALNTGKWVHELVRSRGLETNVSIANALIDMYAKCGNIDLARGVFNSLPHKSVVSWTSIIGACASHGHVDDALKLFSKMKEEEIMPNSFTFMAVLTACRHSGLVEEGRKHFESMRKDYSIGPGLEHCACMVDLLGRAGQLAEAYEFIHSMPSEPNSDVWGALLGACRIHGNLELAEIVADRRYRLEPQTVSFYVLTANMYAEAGRWEDVARLRKLMEERELKKKILGHSFVEVNQTFHTIYQVQNHSIPKRKHIQLGHIHLKHSSSRTY; encoded by the coding sequence ATGGTTATGCTGTTAAACTGGGGGGTGGACTCGGATATTTCACCGACCAACACTTTGATAGCTTTGTATGGCAAGTGCGTAATTGTAGATACTGCCAACTGTTTGTTTGATCAGATGCCTGTCCGTAGCCTAGTCTCATGGAATTCCATGATTGCTACCTATGAACAGAACAATGCTGGTGGGAATGCAATCCAGCTCTTCCATAGAATGGAAATCAAGAACGTTGAATTTGATTATATCACAATGGTGACTGTCATATCAGCTTGTGCTAATTTGGGAGCACTCAATACTGGAAAATGGGTACATGAACTTGTGAGAAGCAGAGGCCTAGAAACCAATGTTTCGATCGCAAATGCTTTAATCGACATGTATGCAAAATGTGGGAACATAGACTTGGCCAGGGGTGTTTTCAACAGTTTGCCTCATAAAAGTGTGGTATCCTGGACTTCGATTATAGGGGCTTGTGCATCTCATGGGCATGTGGACGATGCTCTTAAGCTCTTCTCaaagatgaaagaagaagaaattatgcCAAACAGCTTCACCTTCATGGCTGTTTTGACAGCTTGTAGGCATTCAGGTTTAGTAGAAGAAGGAAGGAAGCATTTTGAAAGCATGAGAAAAGATTACTCAATAGGACCTGGTTTAGAGCATTGTGCTTGTATGGTGGATCTTCTTGGTCGAGCTGGCCAATTAGCAGAGGCTTACGAATTTATTCATAGCATGCCAAGTGAGCCGAATAGTGATGTTTGGGGAGCTCTGCTTGGTGCTTGTAGAATCCATGGCAATCTTGAGCTAGCAGAGATTGTTGCTGACCGACGCTACAGATTGGAGCCTCAAACTGTTAGCTTTTACGTCCTTACGGCCAATATGTATGCTGAAGCTGGTAGGTGGGAAGATGTAGCAAGATTGAGAAAGTTGATGGAAGAAAGagagttgaaaaaaaagattCTCGGCCATAGTTTTGTGGAGGTAAACCAGACGTTTCATACAATTTATCAAGTTCAGAACCACAGCATTCCTAAGAGGAAGCATATTCAACTGGGT